A single window of Chloracidobacterium sp. DNA harbors:
- the mrdA gene encoding penicillin-binding protein 2, with protein MKLNDHVQNLGARVFTIQVVAFVLLILLGARLYYLQIVKGDYYSERAENQRIRLIPIPAPRGAVFDRNGKLLVDSRPTYNVVLSNEPLKTINVNDRVDDYSRGLALDRQFVVERLNLIKKQNEFEAMVLKENVGIQDIAWVESHSLEFPELRIELQPQRHYPLGTSLAHVLGYVGEISPKQLEDPDIREKGFRPGDIIGKGGLEQYYDEFLRGKPGYRKVIVDSRGRVQAEVEKVEPQSGQDLITTIDYDLQLAAETELANSSTKRGTIIAMDPNTGAILAMASAPSFDPNVFVQGSSTPEGRKQIAAYWQDESRPLYNRAIQGRYPPGSTWKIPESMGALMQGVITPTHSNLACGGGIMVGTKFTRCMGSHGSPPLSYAITKSCDGYYYRLGLKMGVDGLINMIETFGYDKRSGVDLPNEKVPQTPKTWMPYILKHEGKWSDIRTVYASIGQDTVVVTPISMLRAVASVGMHGKMYTPHFLQEFRAIGPVGEEGDSTFLPGRPSFGFLHPEPKIIPMTDDQYDVVVKGMWGVVNGGGTAGSIRIAGFDIAGKTGTAQVAEVGKDSGKNKDHAWFVSFAPAFKPEIAVIALIENSGFGGSNAAPAVRAIYSAYLAKKGTPRPEGQEVSTR; from the coding sequence TCAGAATTTGGGGGCAAGGGTCTTTACGATCCAGGTGGTGGCATTCGTGCTATTGATATTGCTTGGCGCACGACTGTACTATCTCCAGATCGTGAAGGGCGATTACTATAGCGAACGCGCCGAGAATCAACGCATTCGTCTGATACCCATACCGGCACCGCGTGGAGCAGTATTTGACCGCAACGGCAAATTATTGGTCGACTCTCGACCAACTTACAATGTCGTCCTCTCTAATGAACCGCTCAAAACCATCAATGTCAATGATCGCGTCGACGACTATTCAAGAGGTCTCGCCCTGGACCGTCAGTTCGTTGTTGAACGGCTCAATTTGATCAAAAAGCAGAACGAATTTGAGGCGATGGTCTTGAAGGAGAATGTCGGGATCCAGGATATTGCCTGGGTTGAGTCGCATTCGCTTGAGTTTCCCGAGCTTCGGATCGAACTTCAACCGCAAAGGCATTATCCGCTTGGGACATCTCTCGCCCACGTACTTGGCTACGTCGGCGAGATCAGTCCAAAACAACTGGAAGACCCTGACATACGAGAAAAGGGCTTCCGGCCTGGCGATATCATCGGCAAAGGTGGCCTTGAGCAATACTATGATGAGTTTCTGCGTGGAAAGCCGGGTTACCGTAAGGTCATAGTCGATAGTCGCGGTCGAGTCCAGGCGGAGGTCGAAAAAGTTGAACCGCAGTCCGGCCAGGATCTTATCACAACGATCGACTACGACCTTCAACTTGCGGCCGAAACGGAATTAGCAAATTCCTCGACCAAACGCGGCACCATAATCGCGATGGATCCAAATACCGGAGCTATTTTGGCGATGGCATCGGCTCCGTCATTTGATCCTAACGTTTTTGTTCAAGGCAGTTCGACACCGGAGGGACGCAAGCAGATCGCCGCTTACTGGCAGGACGAAAGCCGACCACTCTATAATCGTGCGATCCAAGGCCGATATCCGCCGGGCTCTACCTGGAAAATACCCGAGTCAATGGGAGCTCTGATGCAAGGCGTCATCACGCCAACGCATTCCAATTTGGCTTGTGGCGGCGGAATAATGGTCGGCACCAAATTTACACGCTGTATGGGCAGTCACGGGTCGCCACCGCTTAGTTATGCGATCACGAAATCGTGCGATGGTTACTACTATCGCCTAGGCCTGAAGATGGGTGTCGACGGCCTGATAAATATGATCGAAACCTTTGGCTATGACAAGCGTTCGGGCGTCGATCTGCCCAACGAAAAGGTTCCGCAAACACCCAAAACGTGGATGCCCTACATCCTCAAACACGAGGGCAAGTGGAGTGACATCCGGACCGTCTATGCGTCGATCGGACAAGACACGGTAGTCGTAACGCCGATCTCAATGCTGCGTGCTGTCGCCAGTGTCGGTATGCACGGAAAGATGTACACGCCGCATTTTCTGCAGGAGTTCAGAGCGATCGGCCCCGTAGGGGAAGAAGGCGATTCAACCTTTTTGCCGGGTCGGCCGAGCTTCGGATTTCTACACCCCGAGCCGAAGATCATACCGATGACTGACGACCAGTACGACGTAGTAGTTAAGGGAATGTGGGGCGTCGTCAATGGCGGTGGTACCGCCGGATCGATCCGCATCGCTGGATTTGATATAGCCGGTAAGACCGGTACGGCGCAGGTTGCGGAGGTCGGTAAGGACAGTGGTAAAAATAAGGATCACGCCTGGTTTGTAAG